The DNA sequence GTGAAATTACTATTTAGTTTTTACAAGTTTTATGTGCCAAACTGAGAAGCTTTACCTTTTCCCTCCATTCTTTGCGAAAGCTTCTGCAACTTTCCTGTTTCTTCCTCCCACTGCCATACACAGTGAGGTTAAAAACAGAGAAACATAAGAATAAATAGGAGGAAGAAATCCTCAAGCTTCCTTACAGCATGTTGTGATGAGATCAGCAACACCGCAGCTTTCAAAGAAGGTGCTGTCCTTGACAGATGAAAATAACATTTTGGAAAATGCCTTCATCTCTCTTAGACCAATTCTCATAATTGCAGCCTGGTCATTCATACAAGCGTATCAAAATGAATAGAAAAGGCAGAAGAGACCAGTGTTCAACCTTTGTACAAATATTTGAACTTACCTTTGTGTTATTTCCCATGTCCAAGCCATCCACAAAACCTGTTCCATTAGTGATTAAACTCTTTGTTCCTCATTGAAACTTGAGAAGGGAGAGATACATTAGTATATACAAACCTGCTGCTATAGCCACAACATTTTTCAGGGTACCACACAGTTCTACGCCTTCCACATCTTGGATCTATAAATACCATATAACCCAAGTGTGAACAAAATGCGACTTCAGTAGTTATTTCAGGTAAATTAAATCGCTAAATCCATGTTTATGATCAGCACGCACTCACAGGTGTGACTATGAAGTAGGAGGTACTAAACAGTTGAACCCATTTATCTGCAACCTCTTTGTTTTCTCTGTATCCAACTGTGGCTTCACTAAATTTCTCCACAGCAATCTACACGAGCAGTCTCCAATTTCAGTAAAGGCTGGTGTACAATATCTGGCACATGAAGCTATAAAAATAGATTGAAAAGGAGGGCTAATAACCTCATTAGCTATGTTTGCTCCCATTAGAACACAACAATTGATACCCAGTTGCTCAGTGATGAGTGTAGAGATCATGCATGGGCCTTCCATCTTGACCTCCATTCCTTTAATAAGGGAAATAGCCTCCACATCCCCGCTTATATTCCCTGCTAGTCTTTTGCATATACCCTCCATGAATTGATGTGGAGTAACAAACACCAACATGTTTGAACCAGTCACTGCAAAACTCCCCCATTAGAATCACTAAAAACTTGCTCCAACCACACAACAGAGTAACTTTGACAAGGTCAGCAAAGCTTTTGCTGAGAAAATGAGTACCTGCATTAACAAGGTCTGGGTCTGCAACAACATTTCTCCCAAGTTTTATGCCAGGCAGATATTTTACATTTTCCTATCACAGAAAACGATAGGAAGATTACAATGGGAAATACATATGGGAACTAATATAACTGAAAATGTAGTTCAAGATCAATGCTTTTTACATTTCTTGTGTTGATGGCATCTGTGAGCTTCTCACCACTTGGCAATGTCTCCTCAAACACCCACATTCTCACTTCATCTGAATTTCATTGTACATAAAACGCCAACTGAGAAAATGGCTTTTCACTAAAAATCTCCAAAAACCACAAAAGCCTAGACTAAAGCATCTGAAAATCTCCATTCATTTCACATTGGCTATTTCTAGTAATCACAACCTACTGCACCATAAAGCTTCATTCTTTTGAATGCACACACATAAATGATAATTCCCAAAAGGGTTTTCACCAGAAGCTCCAAAAATTCACAAAAGCCTAGACTAAACCATGGAAATTCTATTCATTTCACACTGAATCCTATAGGAAACCACCataaagcttcaatctttaaCATTCCTCTGCTCAGTTGCTCACAATGCACACACATAATTCACAAACATCACATTCTTGCATGCAAAGAAAACCTCCAAAACATAAATTTACCATGAAAAGAAGGAAGCCTAATGGTGTTGGAGGCAATGAGCTTAGCAGCCACACTACCCCAGTTGCCACTGCCCACAACTGTGACTCTGTTTCTTAGAGGAGCAGGTTCATCAATGGAGGAGCTCTTCTGGGCCACACTAGCTGCTGCTTCCTGTGGAGCCattgatgaagaggaagaagaagaagaggagagagagcgagagaggaggagagagagaaatgaagaAGGGTAAATGGGTAATGCCtggaagagagggagagaagcgAGAGAATATAAGAGGGGAGAAGACACTCGTCGGGGCGGAGATGCCATACACGTTTCGGAACAAACGATGTGTCGATGTGTATTCCCAGTTAAATCCGGCGATCTCCTCTAGGGACCATTTGAGACTATGGATATATAGGTAAAAAAAAGGTAATGTATGCTTGGAGCCTTGGACTTTGgatttatctctctctctctttctattcCCAATCAAAATCTCAAAAAGTTAATTCTGATAGTGATTTTACTTGCTTGGATTAGTCCTCCTAAATCCTCATGCTGGCCCTCCTTGATGTTTTGCCACGTAATTCTAGCTAGTTTCTATCTCATTTTTTTATTAGGTTGGTCCAAACTATGAGGAGTATTGTTCACTTTAAACACAATGAGT is a window from the Rosa chinensis cultivar Old Blush chromosome 2, RchiOBHm-V2, whole genome shotgun sequence genome containing:
- the LOC112187489 gene encoding glycerol-3-phosphate dehydrogenase [NAD(+)], which codes for MASPPRRVSSPLLYSLASLPLFQALPIYPSSFLSLLLSRSLSSSSSSSSSMAPQEAAASVAQKSSSIDEPAPLRNRVTVVGSGNWGSVAAKLIASNTIRLPSFHDEVRMWVFEETLPSGEKLTDAINTRNENVKYLPGIKLGRNVVADPDLVNAVTGSNMLVFVTPHQFMEGICKRLAGNISGDVEAISLIKGMEVKMEGPCMISTLITEQLGINCCVLMGANIANEIAVEKFSEATVGYRENKEVADKWVQLFSTSYFIVTPIQDVEGVELCGTLKNVVAIAAGFVDGLDMGNNTKAAIMRIGLREMKAFSKMLFSSVKDSTFFESCGVADLITTCLGGRNRKVAEAFAKNGGKRSFDELEAEMLQGQKLQGVSTAKEVYAVLSHRGWLQFFPLFATVHEICIGTLPPSAIVEHSERTPK